Proteins encoded together in one Electrophorus electricus isolate fEleEle1 chromosome 9, fEleEle1.pri, whole genome shotgun sequence window:
- the cldnd1b gene encoding claudin domain-containing protein 1b → MVDNRYATALVIGSVLSLLASVYLSVAVGTQHWYQYRSLPASNDASNASDLKSLKETFIDDVTEKSYSEALFRLNGTLGLWWRCILVPENTVWPQQPGVNMVTKCKAFTLPQQFETKFKHPGNFTGEQDVLRTYLWRCQFLFPLVSLGLVFLGALIGVCACLCRSITPTLFVGLLHLLAGMCSLATVCCFLAGIDLLHRASDWSAFRDHSMGWSLYLALISAPLQMMAAALFIWAARSHRKNYTRMTAYRVA, encoded by the exons CACTAGTGATCGGCTCCGTCCTGAGCCTGCTGGCTAGCGTGTACCTGTCTGTAGCAGTGGGTACTCAGCACTGGTACCAGTACCGGAGCCTGCCTGCCAGCAACGACGCCAGCAATGCCTCTGACCTGAAGTCGTTAAAGGAGACTTTCATTGATGATGTGACTGAGAAGTCGTACAGTGAAGCCCTCTTTCGCCTCAATGGCACCCTAGGCCTGTGGTGGCGCTGCATTCTGGTACCTGAAAATACCGTTTGGCCACAACAACCTG GTGTTAACATGGTGACGAAATGCAAGGCCTTCACTTTACCCCAGCAATTTGAAACCAAGTTCAAGCACCCTGGCAACTTCACTGGTGAACAGGATGTGCTCCGTACCT aTCTATGGAGGTGTCAGTTCCTGTTCCCGCTGGTGTCCCTGGGGCTGGTGTTCCTGGGAGCACTGATTGgggtgtgtgcctgtctctgccGCAGTATCACCCCCACGCTGTTTGTCGGACTACTTCACCTGCTGGCTG GCATGTGCTCTCTGGCCACAGTATGCTGCTTCCTGGCCGGAATAGACCTGCTGCACAGAGCATCCGATTGGTCAGCGTTTCGGGACCACTCCATGGGCTGGTCCCTCTACCTGGCTCTGATCTCTGCCCCACTCCAGATGATGGCCGCCGCCCTGTTCATTTGGGCTGCTAGGAGCCACCGGAAGAACTACACGCGCATGACTGCCTACAGGGTTGCCTAA